GTATCAGGTTGAAATTGACGGCAAAATCGTGACCGTTGCCGGAACAGCCAAGGGTTCAGGGATGATTCATCCTAACATGGCCACCATGCTCGGGTTTATCTCCACAGATGCAGCTATCGAATCAGACCACCTGCATCATGCACTTAAATCTGTCGTGGACCGATCGTTTAACTCCATTACCGTGGATGGTGACACGTCAACGAATGATATGGTGCTTGTGATGGCCAATGGATTGGCAGAAAACAACACGCTTTCTCCAGCACATCCTGACTGGGCTGTCTTCGTTCAAACCCTGCTTCATGTCTGTGAGGATCTGGGGAAAATGATCGCCAAAGACGGGGAAGGCGCGACCAAGCTGATTGAAGTGGAAGTAAACGGAGCCGTTTCTGATGAAGAAGCCCGTAAAATTGCGAAAACTGTTGTCGGCTCTCCACTTGTTAAAACAGCCGCATTTGGCTGTGATGCCAACTGGGGCCGTATTTTAGCAGCAGTCGGATACAGCGGCATGACGATTGATCCGGACGAAATCGAGATCCTGATCGGTTCAGTACCGGTTGTGAGTGAAGGTGAGCCACTTGCTTTTTCAGAGGATGAACTCACTGAATACTTAAAACAGCCGGAAATTAAACTGAAGGTCAACGTCAATCAGGGCAGTGGAAAAGGACTTGCATGGGGGTGTGATCTCACGTATGACTACGTCCAAATCAATGCAAGCTACCGAACGTAATCACACGACCGTGATCAAGCTTGGAGGCAGCCTGCTTGAGCGGCTGACCCCCTCCTTTTTTAATGGCATCCGTACGATGATTGACCAAGGCCATCGCGTTGTCATTGTTCATGGAGGCGGCCCGGCGATTAACCGGGCTTTAAAGGCGGCGCAGATTGATACACCGATTGTGAACGGCCTTCGGATCACGCCTGAAAATGCGATTGGGATTGTACAGTCCGTGCTGATCGGATCCGTTAACCCATGGATCGTGCATCAGCTTCATGCTGCAGGAATTCAGGCCATTGGATTGAACGGCTTTGACGGCGGAATGATTGAGGCCACGTATCTTGATCAAGACGTTTACGGCTTCGTCGGTAAGATTGAAACGATCCGCCCATCACTGCTTGAGCTTTTAAA
The sequence above is drawn from the Jeotgalibacillus aurantiacus genome and encodes:
- the argB gene encoding acetylglutamate kinase translates to MTTSKSMQATERNHTTVIKLGGSLLERLTPSFFNGIRTMIDQGHRVVIVHGGGPAINRALKAAQIDTPIVNGLRITPENAIGIVQSVLIGSVNPWIVHQLHAAGIQAIGLNGFDGGMIEATYLDQDVYGFVGKIETIRPSLLELLKETVPVISCIGRTADGQALNINADTAAEKIASAIKADELLFITDTAGIKVNDSPVSETTPSEITTWIGDGTIYGGMIPKVQAAAGCLETGIPSVKIVNEALKGTTIRKEAVVR
- the argJ gene encoding bifunctional glutamate N-acetyltransferase/amino-acid acetyltransferase ArgJ produces the protein MTTVYPSIKYISGNNIASPIGFKAAGLHCGIKHKKNDLAILVSEVPANAAGVYTTNAVQAAPLKVTKESLAIENKMQAIIVNSGNANACTGKQGYLDAQTMQALTAELLDIKPHLVGVASTGVIGEKLPMECLKTGIPKLEPTAGLKGSIDFSQSILTTDTVSKNTAYQVEIDGKIVTVAGTAKGSGMIHPNMATMLGFISTDAAIESDHLHHALKSVVDRSFNSITVDGDTSTNDMVLVMANGLAENNTLSPAHPDWAVFVQTLLHVCEDLGKMIAKDGEGATKLIEVEVNGAVSDEEARKIAKTVVGSPLVKTAAFGCDANWGRILAAVGYSGMTIDPDEIEILIGSVPVVSEGEPLAFSEDELTEYLKQPEIKLKVNVNQGSGKGLAWGCDLTYDYVQINASYRT